The following proteins come from a genomic window of Vallitaleaceae bacterium 9-2:
- a CDS encoding ABC transporter ATP-binding protein, with translation MSDTKKRNTFGEDEELLDEFNWQQLKKLLRYLKQHKKKMVLAFFVILISSLANLMTPLLMKYVIDDFIPDRNINGLVVSSVAFFIIILISSVCMKFRIRYMSQIGHQIIRDIRYDIFSHIQKLPFRFYDSRPHGKILVRIVNYVNSLSDLLSNGLINLVVDIFSFFVAFFIMIRLDYRLTLIVLCFVPLAAYLIFLVKTKQRRSMQDVSVKQSNMNAYIHESISGMKVTQSFTRENVNLQIFEDVMGEYKDKWMESRHYTSLIFPIVKNISIISQGIMLIFALVLFKEQVSAGVVVAFLGYMGNFWMPLLNISEFYNQLVAASAYLERIFEMMDIQPEIQDADDAYALPEVKGDIRFEHITFGYEKNQTILEDFDLDVKAGERIALVGPTGAGKTTVVNLISRFYDLNEGRLLIDGHDISKVTLQSLREQMGVMMQDTFIFSGTIMDNIRYGKLDATDEEVIAASKAVRAHEFISEMENGYYSEVNERGSRLSTGQRQLISFARALLKDPRILILDEATSSIDTQTEKLIQEGLEELLKGRTSFVIAHRLSTIKQSDRILVINNKGIEEIGTHDELMENKGHYYELYSAQIKFLQEAVS, from the coding sequence GTGAGTGATACTAAAAAGAGAAACACGTTTGGAGAAGATGAAGAGCTGCTTGATGAGTTTAATTGGCAACAACTAAAAAAACTTCTTCGTTATCTCAAGCAACACAAGAAAAAAATGGTTTTAGCGTTTTTTGTCATTTTGATATCAAGTTTGGCCAATTTAATGACGCCGCTTTTAATGAAATATGTGATTGATGATTTTATACCGGACCGTAACATTAATGGGCTGGTCGTAAGTTCGGTTGCTTTTTTTATCATTATCTTGATTTCTAGCGTCTGTATGAAGTTTCGAATCCGCTATATGTCGCAAATTGGACATCAGATTATACGTGACATTCGCTATGATATTTTTTCGCATATACAAAAATTACCTTTTCGATTCTATGACAGCCGTCCTCATGGTAAAATTTTGGTACGAATTGTCAATTATGTAAACTCACTAAGTGATTTATTGTCCAATGGATTGATTAACTTGGTCGTTGATATTTTTTCTTTTTTTGTGGCATTTTTCATTATGATTCGTCTTGACTATCGATTGACGTTAATTGTACTTTGTTTTGTTCCTTTGGCGGCATATTTAATCTTTTTGGTTAAGACAAAACAAAGACGTTCCATGCAAGATGTGAGTGTCAAACAATCGAATATGAATGCCTATATTCATGAAAGTATTAGTGGAATGAAGGTTACACAATCTTTTACCCGTGAAAATGTCAATCTTCAAATTTTTGAAGATGTCATGGGAGAATACAAAGATAAGTGGATGGAATCACGGCACTATACAAGCCTGATTTTTCCTATAGTAAAAAATATTTCTATCATATCCCAAGGGATTATGCTAATCTTTGCATTAGTACTGTTCAAAGAGCAAGTGAGTGCAGGAGTTGTTGTTGCCTTTTTAGGATATATGGGGAACTTCTGGATGCCGCTGTTAAATATTAGTGAGTTCTATAATCAGCTGGTAGCTGCATCAGCATACCTAGAACGTATTTTTGAGATGATGGATATTCAACCGGAGATTCAAGATGCAGATGATGCCTATGCGTTACCTGAGGTAAAGGGTGATATTCGGTTTGAACACATCACCTTTGGGTATGAAAAAAATCAAACGATCCTTGAAGATTTTGACCTTGATGTAAAGGCAGGAGAACGTATTGCTCTTGTCGGACCGACAGGTGCAGGTAAGACCACGGTGGTAAACCTCATTAGTCGTTTTTATGATTTAAATGAAGGACGATTGCTTATTGACGGTCACGATATATCAAAAGTGACACTTCAAAGCTTACGTGAGCAGATGGGAGTAATGATGCAAGATACCTTTATTTTTTCGGGAACGATTATGGACAATATACGCTATGGAAAATTAGATGCGACGGATGAAGAAGTAATTGCTGCATCTAAGGCGGTACGTGCCCATGAGTTTATTAGTGAGATGGAAAATGGATATTATTCGGAGGTGAACGAACGGGGAAGCCGATTATCAACGGGGCAAAGACAGCTCATTTCCTTTGCGAGAGCGCTTCTAAAAGATCCACGTATCCTTATTTTAGATGAGGCAACCTCCAGCATTGATACACAAACTGAAAAGCTTATCCAAGAAGGTTTGGAGGAGTTATTAAAGGGACGGACTTCTTTTGTTATTGCACATCGATTATCAACCATCAAACAGTCAGATAGAATTTTAGTTATCAACAATAAGGGGATTGAAGAAATCGGCACACATGATGAATTAATGGAGAACAAAGGCCATTATTACGAGCTGTATTCTGCACAGATTAAATTCTTACAAGAAGCAGTTAGTTAA
- a CDS encoding ABC transporter ATP-binding protein — MLKALKELNVYIKPYKRLYIIGGLITFIFALTALVDPYVTGMIIDAILSDNDQSFVIKGSLIIIGVTMFRTVFRYQFFMKFEELSQNIVYQLRKDLYKKLQSLDFTFFDRTPNGQIMSNMTGDIEAIRHFFAWITHVSLFHATVFIIAIIAMLVINPMLTALLVVIIPFIGILSLKLSRSVKPTFVNIRTQFSRLNTVVQENISGNRVVKAFAREPYEIEKFQKENVAFMERNLESAKVWETYLPALDAFAILFNVIVLFLGSILILREQMSIGELVAFNRLLWMINNPLRMLGWLINGSQNFLASYERVRELLNEESRIMQKEVPVNKKEIKGYIEFKNVSFHYEDLPVLDDVSFSVEPGQTVALLGSTGSGKTTLTSLISRFYDATAGEIYIDNHPITDYDIQTLRSNISIAMQDIFLFSDTIEGNIAYGVPKARKKDIRLASEIAGVNEFIYQFEEDFDTIVGERGVGLSGGQRQRIALARALIQNPSILILDDTTSAVDMETEYKILTELKKVNEKRTTFIIAHRISSVKDADIILVMDNGKVIERGTHQELVDQKGYYYNVFTQQMGEFDDMRKVGA; from the coding sequence ATGTTAAAAGCGTTAAAAGAGTTGAATGTGTATATAAAACCATATAAGCGGTTATATATCATTGGTGGATTGATTACCTTTATTTTTGCATTGACAGCATTGGTCGATCCTTATGTGACAGGAATGATTATTGATGCGATTCTTAGTGACAATGATCAATCATTTGTTATAAAAGGGTCACTTATCATTATAGGTGTGACAATGTTTCGAACTGTATTTCGGTATCAATTTTTTATGAAATTTGAAGAACTGTCACAAAACATTGTCTATCAGTTGCGAAAAGATCTATATAAAAAACTCCAAAGTTTAGATTTTACTTTTTTTGATCGAACACCTAATGGACAAATCATGTCGAATATGACCGGAGATATTGAAGCGATTCGTCACTTTTTTGCATGGATTACCCATGTGAGTTTGTTTCACGCAACCGTTTTTATCATTGCAATTATAGCAATGTTGGTGATTAATCCGATGCTAACAGCACTATTAGTTGTCATTATTCCATTTATTGGAATCTTGTCATTGAAACTATCTCGGAGTGTAAAACCGACATTTGTCAACATAAGGACACAATTTTCAAGATTGAATACAGTTGTACAGGAAAATATCAGTGGAAATCGTGTGGTAAAAGCTTTTGCCAGAGAACCTTATGAAATTGAAAAGTTTCAAAAAGAAAATGTAGCTTTTATGGAACGAAATTTAGAATCAGCCAAAGTGTGGGAGACGTATCTTCCGGCGCTGGATGCCTTTGCAATTTTGTTTAATGTGATTGTACTGTTTTTGGGAAGTATATTAATCCTTAGAGAACAAATGTCCATTGGGGAGTTGGTTGCTTTTAACCGCTTGCTTTGGATGATTAATAACCCGCTGCGTATGTTGGGATGGCTCATTAATGGATCACAAAATTTCTTGGCGTCCTATGAACGAGTACGTGAGCTTTTAAATGAAGAAAGCCGTATTATGCAAAAAGAAGTGCCGGTAAATAAAAAGGAAATTAAAGGGTACATTGAATTTAAAAATGTCTCTTTTCACTATGAGGATTTACCTGTTTTAGATGATGTAAGCTTTAGTGTTGAACCTGGACAAACGGTTGCATTATTAGGATCGACAGGCAGTGGAAAGACCACGTTGACTTCCTTGATATCTAGATTCTATGATGCGACAGCCGGTGAGATTTATATTGATAATCATCCGATAACGGATTATGATATTCAAACATTAAGAAGCAATATATCCATTGCGATGCAAGATATTTTTCTGTTTTCAGATACGATTGAAGGCAATATTGCTTATGGTGTTCCAAAGGCAAGAAAAAAAGACATTCGTCTGGCATCAGAGATTGCAGGTGTTAATGAATTCATATATCAGTTTGAAGAAGACTTTGATACAATTGTTGGGGAACGCGGTGTTGGGCTTTCAGGAGGTCAGCGTCAGCGGATTGCACTAGCACGAGCATTGATTCAAAATCCGTCAATTCTTATCCTTGATGATACAACATCAGCAGTTGATATGGAAACAGAGTATAAAATATTAACCGAATTAAAGAAAGTCAATGAAAAGCGGACGACGTTTATCATTGCTCATCGTATCTCTTCGGTTAAAGATGCAGATATAATTTTGGTGATGGACAATGGCAAAGTCATTGAACGAGGAACCCATCAAGAATTAGTTGATCAAAAAGGCTACTATTATAATGTGTTCACACAGCAAATGGGTGAGTTTGATGACATGAGAAAGGTGGGCGCTTAG
- a CDS encoding nuclease-related domain-containing protein — protein MAEIVKRSNHLRTDIRKAYAKLSGAMALIILSVLALQLSYYLSLIIIGAMIIWIMMIMNHIEILKFGLEGEKESLDLLSKLPKSYKVLSDVHLIDGKKSSQIDFVIIGTNGLFIMESKHIIGEIKGREDDTYIQKIKTSRSGDKYYKRMYNPIKQISGHKKGMDIFLRKNGFYQKAFPILYFSNDCILNIESRHVKIINDPVLVIDYIKRYNEQGVYLPQEVQENIANALKQLD, from the coding sequence ATGGCAGAAATAGTTAAGCGCTCAAATCATTTGCGCACGGACATTCGCAAGGCTTATGCAAAACTAAGTGGTGCTATGGCGTTGATTATCCTATCCGTCTTGGCTTTACAGCTTAGTTATTATCTCTCCCTCATTATCATCGGTGCCATGATTATATGGATTATGATGATTATGAACCACATTGAGATATTAAAGTTTGGTCTTGAAGGCGAAAAAGAATCACTAGATTTATTAAGTAAATTACCCAAAAGTTATAAAGTGTTAAGCGATGTACATCTTATTGATGGGAAAAAATCAAGTCAGATAGACTTTGTCATTATTGGAACGAACGGTCTTTTTATTATGGAGAGCAAGCACATTATTGGCGAAATAAAAGGGCGAGAAGATGATACATATATTCAAAAGATTAAAACCAGTCGAAGTGGAGATAAATACTATAAACGGATGTATAATCCAATTAAACAGATTAGTGGCCACAAAAAAGGGATGGACATTTTCCTAAGAAAAAATGGCTTTTATCAAAAAGCGTTTCCAATTCTTTATTTTTCCAACGATTGTATTTTGAATATTGAAAGTCGTCATGTCAAGATTATTAATGATCCGGTTTTAGTTATTGACTACATCAAACGTTATAATGAACAAGGGGTTTACTTACCACAGGAAGTACAAGAAAATATTGCAAATGCATTAAAACAATTAGATTAA
- the purD gene encoding phosphoribosylamine--glycine ligase: MKVLVIGSGGREHAIIWKLRQNSRIDTIYCAPGNGGIGEIATCVDIQATDVTSLVVFAQSNQIDLTIVGMDDPLMLGVVDAFEAKGLRVFGPTKNAAMLEGSKVFAKDLMKKYNIPTAGYEVFEQAEEAEKYLEACQYPVVLKADGLALGKGVLICENLNEALKGIKDIMVDKKFGAAGDRLVVEEFIEGPEVSVLSFCDGEHILPMISAQDHKRAFDNDEGLNTGGMGTFSPSKYYTQDVHDFCTQHIYQKTLDAMKAEGRAFKGIIFFGLMLTKDGPKVLEYNARFGDPEAQVVLPRLKTDLVDVVEAAIDGRLDTVELEWDPRATVCVVLASGGYPVSYHKGYEISGLEQQAQKDNLIVFHAGTKKEKDKFVTNGGRVLGLTAFGQDIEQARAVAYEAVLEVDFTDKQYRSDIGIKK, from the coding sequence ATGAAAGTACTTGTTATTGGAAGTGGTGGAAGAGAACATGCAATCATATGGAAACTGCGACAAAATTCTCGAATTGATACAATCTATTGCGCGCCTGGCAATGGTGGAATTGGAGAGATTGCAACATGTGTAGATATACAGGCGACCGATGTTACGTCCCTTGTTGTCTTTGCTCAAAGTAATCAGATAGATTTAACTATTGTGGGGATGGATGATCCTTTGATGCTGGGAGTTGTTGATGCGTTTGAGGCAAAAGGACTACGTGTTTTTGGACCGACAAAAAATGCGGCAATGCTTGAAGGAAGTAAGGTTTTTGCCAAAGATTTAATGAAGAAATATAACATTCCAACTGCAGGCTATGAAGTTTTTGAACAAGCGGAAGAAGCGGAAAAGTATCTTGAAGCATGTCAATATCCGGTTGTCCTTAAGGCAGATGGATTAGCGTTGGGAAAAGGTGTACTGATATGTGAAAACCTCAATGAAGCGTTAAAAGGCATTAAGGATATTATGGTCGACAAAAAGTTCGGAGCAGCAGGGGATCGACTTGTTGTGGAAGAATTTATTGAAGGACCTGAAGTATCCGTGCTGTCTTTTTGTGATGGAGAACATATTCTTCCAATGATTAGTGCCCAAGATCACAAACGTGCATTTGATAATGATGAAGGTTTAAACACTGGAGGCATGGGAACATTTTCTCCAAGTAAGTATTATACCCAAGATGTGCATGATTTTTGTACACAACATATATATCAAAAAACATTGGATGCAATGAAAGCAGAAGGTCGTGCGTTCAAAGGAATTATTTTCTTTGGTCTTATGTTAACTAAAGATGGCCCTAAAGTTTTAGAATATAATGCCAGATTTGGTGATCCTGAAGCTCAAGTTGTCTTACCAAGGCTTAAGACGGATTTGGTGGATGTTGTTGAAGCGGCAATTGATGGTCGCCTTGATACGGTTGAACTTGAGTGGGATCCTCGTGCTACTGTCTGTGTGGTTCTAGCTTCAGGAGGCTACCCTGTAAGCTATCATAAAGGATATGAAATCTCAGGGCTAGAACAGCAAGCGCAAAAAGACAATCTTATTGTTTTTCATGCGGGAACCAAAAAAGAAAAAGATAAATTTGTGACAAATGGTGGTCGTGTCCTTGGTTTGACGGCTTTTGGGCAAGATATTGAACAAGCTAGAGCGGTGGCTTATGAAGCTGTTTTGGAAGTAGACTTTACAGATAAACAATATCGTTCAGATATTGGTATTAAAAAGTAA
- the purM gene encoding phosphoribosylformylglycinamidine cyclo-ligase: protein MNYKEAGVDVEAGYKAVELMKEHVKKTHRDGVVDDIGGFGGLFSLAKFSMEEPILVSGTDGVGTKLKIAFDMDRHETIGIDCVAMCVNDIICSGAEPLFFLDYIACGKNFPEKIATIVSGIAKGCQQSGAALIGGETAEMPGFYPEDEYDLAGFSVGIVDKKEVIDGSSLEAGDILIGLPSSGIHSNGYSLVRKLFDPNPEKLSVHIDALGTTLGEALLEPTKIYVNAVKAAKKVAKIKAISHITGGGFIENIPRMLKDATHAQVKKGSWPVHPIFTLMQDMGNLSDTDMYNTFNMGIGMIMVVKDVDQQKVLEALESINEKGYIIGSVIEGEKGVSLC, encoded by the coding sequence ATGAATTATAAAGAAGCTGGTGTTGATGTAGAAGCTGGATATAAAGCGGTAGAATTAATGAAAGAGCATGTGAAAAAAACACATCGAGATGGTGTGGTTGATGATATTGGAGGCTTTGGCGGATTGTTCTCTTTGGCAAAGTTTTCAATGGAAGAGCCGATTTTAGTATCGGGAACAGACGGGGTTGGAACCAAGCTTAAGATAGCTTTTGATATGGACCGTCATGAGACCATTGGTATTGACTGTGTTGCTATGTGCGTTAATGATATTATTTGTTCAGGTGCAGAACCGTTGTTTTTTCTAGATTATATTGCTTGTGGTAAAAACTTTCCTGAAAAAATAGCAACAATCGTTAGTGGTATTGCAAAAGGTTGTCAGCAATCAGGTGCTGCACTCATTGGTGGAGAGACAGCAGAGATGCCAGGTTTTTATCCGGAAGACGAATATGACTTGGCGGGTTTTTCCGTTGGGATTGTGGATAAAAAAGAAGTGATTGATGGCTCGTCATTAGAAGCTGGAGACATATTGATTGGACTTCCTTCTTCAGGAATACACAGTAATGGGTATTCACTTGTTCGTAAACTGTTTGATCCGAATCCGGAAAAACTTTCTGTGCATATCGATGCACTAGGAACAACATTAGGGGAAGCTTTATTAGAACCTACAAAGATTTATGTCAATGCAGTTAAAGCGGCAAAAAAGGTTGCAAAAATTAAAGCAATTAGCCATATTACAGGTGGAGGATTTATCGAAAATATTCCGAGAATGTTAAAAGATGCAACACATGCACAAGTCAAAAAAGGTTCATGGCCTGTACACCCAATCTTTACATTAATGCAAGACATGGGCAACTTATCAGATACAGATATGTATAATACATTTAATATGGGCATAGGAATGATTATGGTTGTCAAAGACGTCGATCAGCAAAAAGTCCTCGAAGCACTTGAAAGCATCAATGAAAAAGGATATATTATAGGTAGTGTGATTGAAGGCGAAAAAGGAGTTTCATTATGCTAA
- the purF gene encoding amidophosphoribosyltransferase, with translation MEAKTLMDELFLDDKLNEECGVFGVYKDGANFDPTRLTYYGLFALQHRGQESAGIAVNNNGTILYRKEMGMVTEIFDDVVLDYLKGHTAIGHVRYSTAGESLAENAQPLVIKYTKGHMALAHNGNLTNAKRLRTSLEDQGTIFQTTTDSEVIAALLSRARIRYSSIEDALVDVMHEIEGAYALLVMTPHKLIAARDPLGMRPLVIGKKDGAYVFSSESCAFDALDIELIRDVKAGEIVVVDESGIRSIMVDNAAEKSAMCSFEYIYFARPDSVMEGLEVYTSRYRAGQVLAKEHPVEADVVIGVPDSGLSAAHGYADASGIPIVDGFMKNRYVGRTFIQPDQSLRELGVHLKLNPIRSQVEGKRVIMIDDSIVRGTTSKHIVRLLKKAGAKEVHVRVSSPPVTHSCFYGIDTPERKKLVASTLSIEEIGALIEADTLGFISEAGLRTTLEGTKCDFCTACFNGKYPTRIENEEI, from the coding sequence ATGGAGGCAAAAACATTGATGGATGAACTGTTTTTAGACGATAAGTTAAATGAAGAATGTGGCGTCTTTGGCGTCTATAAAGATGGGGCGAACTTTGACCCGACACGTCTGACATATTATGGACTTTTTGCACTGCAACACCGGGGACAAGAAAGTGCCGGGATTGCGGTAAACAACAATGGAACCATTCTTTATCGTAAAGAAATGGGTATGGTGACAGAGATTTTTGACGATGTCGTTCTGGATTATCTCAAAGGACATACGGCTATCGGTCATGTGCGCTATTCAACGGCAGGTGAAAGTTTAGCAGAAAATGCTCAACCATTAGTGATTAAATATACCAAAGGTCATATGGCATTAGCCCATAATGGGAACCTGACCAATGCAAAAAGATTACGTACAAGCCTTGAAGATCAAGGGACAATTTTTCAAACGACAACAGATTCTGAAGTGATTGCAGCATTATTATCGCGAGCACGTATTCGCTATAGTTCGATTGAAGATGCGCTTGTAGATGTCATGCATGAAATCGAAGGTGCCTATGCCCTCCTTGTCATGACGCCCCATAAGCTGATTGCAGCAAGAGATCCCCTGGGAATGCGCCCTCTAGTTATAGGGAAAAAAGATGGGGCGTATGTATTTTCTTCTGAGTCCTGTGCATTTGATGCGCTTGACATTGAACTGATACGAGACGTTAAAGCAGGAGAGATTGTTGTTGTGGATGAAAGCGGCATACGCTCTATCATGGTGGATAATGCAGCTGAAAAATCTGCTATGTGTAGTTTTGAATATATATATTTTGCGCGACCGGATAGTGTGATGGAAGGACTGGAAGTCTATACGTCAAGATACCGAGCAGGACAAGTATTGGCCAAGGAACATCCAGTGGAGGCTGATGTTGTGATTGGTGTGCCAGACTCAGGACTATCAGCAGCACATGGTTATGCAGATGCATCAGGCATACCGATTGTTGATGGCTTTATGAAAAACCGCTATGTAGGGCGAACATTTATTCAACCGGATCAATCTTTACGTGAACTAGGTGTTCATCTAAAGCTTAACCCTATTCGCTCTCAAGTTGAAGGCAAGCGTGTGATTATGATTGATGATTCGATTGTTCGAGGAACAACATCAAAACATATCGTGCGTTTATTAAAAAAAGCGGGTGCAAAAGAGGTACATGTGCGTGTGAGTTCACCACCAGTGACCCACTCATGTTTTTATGGTATTGATACACCGGAACGTAAAAAACTTGTAGCGTCAACGCTTTCAATAGAAGAAATTGGTGCGTTGATTGAAGCGGATACACTTGGATTTATTAGCGAAGCGGGACTTCGTACAACCCTTGAAGGAACCAAGTGTGATTTTTGTACAGCATGTTTTAATGGAAAATATCCAACACGTATTGAAAATGAGGAGATATAA
- a CDS encoding phosphoribosylaminoimidazolesuccinocarboxamide synthase, translated as MEKREQLYEGKAKKVFKTDDPNLLIVSYKDDATAFNGEKKGTIEAKGVVNNRVSNHMMSLLEQEGIKTHYVQTLNDRETLVRSVKIIPLEVIMRNIAAGSLSKRLGLAEGTKLSSPVLEFCYKNDALGDPMINNYHIKAMNLATQEELEVIEKMAFAINTFMINHFKTVGIELIDFKIEFGRTSDGEVILADEISPDTCRFWDSKTNEKLDKDRFRRDLGNVEQAYQEVLKRLLGEH; from the coding sequence ATGGAAAAGAGAGAGCAATTATACGAAGGTAAAGCAAAAAAAGTGTTTAAAACAGACGATCCTAATTTGTTGATTGTCAGCTACAAAGATGATGCTACAGCATTTAATGGTGAGAAAAAGGGAACCATTGAAGCAAAAGGTGTGGTTAATAATCGAGTGAGTAATCATATGATGTCGCTTTTAGAACAAGAGGGAATAAAGACACATTATGTCCAGACATTAAATGATCGAGAAACTTTAGTTCGCAGTGTAAAGATTATTCCACTGGAAGTAATTATGCGTAATATAGCTGCCGGAAGCTTAAGCAAACGTCTTGGATTAGCAGAGGGAACAAAGTTAAGTAGCCCGGTATTGGAGTTTTGCTACAAAAACGACGCACTCGGGGATCCGATGATAAATAACTACCACATCAAAGCGATGAATCTTGCGACACAAGAGGAACTAGAGGTTATAGAGAAGATGGCTTTTGCCATTAATACATTCATGATTAACCATTTCAAAACGGTTGGTATTGAATTAATTGATTTTAAAATTGAGTTTGGTCGTACAAGTGATGGTGAAGTTATCCTTGCTGATGAAATCTCACCGGACACTTGCCGTTTTTGGGACAGCAAGACCAATGAAAAACTCGATAAAGATCGATTCAGAAGAGATTTGGGTAATGTTGAACAAGCGTATCAAGAAGTGTTAAAACGCTTATTAGGTGAGCACTAA
- the purE gene encoding 5-(carboxyamino)imidazole ribonucleotide mutase translates to MKSVKVKVGIIMGSDSDLPVMSEAAKILDELQVNYELTVVSAHRTPDRMYTYAKSARDNGIDVIIAGAGGAAHLPGMVASLTSVPVIGVPVKTKTMSGIDSLYSIVQMPPGIPVATVAINGAKNAGILAAQIVSLKDPMIANRIDTYKKQLETMVENKAKRLEASGYDNYNAMI, encoded by the coding sequence ATGAAGTCTGTTAAAGTAAAGGTTGGAATTATCATGGGAAGCGACTCGGACTTGCCGGTCATGTCCGAAGCTGCAAAGATTTTAGATGAACTACAAGTGAACTATGAACTTACGGTGGTTTCGGCTCACCGAACACCGGATCGGATGTATACATATGCAAAATCAGCGAGAGATAATGGCATTGATGTCATTATTGCAGGTGCTGGTGGAGCGGCGCACTTACCAGGAATGGTTGCATCTTTGACCTCAGTTCCTGTGATTGGGGTCCCGGTAAAAACCAAGACGATGTCTGGAATTGATTCTTTGTACTCAATTGTTCAGATGCCACCGGGAATTCCGGTAGCAACCGTAGCCATTAATGGTGCAAAAAATGCGGGGATTTTAGCGGCTCAAATCGTATCCCTTAAAGACCCGATGATTGCAAACCGTATTGATACATATAAAAAACAGTTAGAAACAATGGTTGAAAACAAGGCAAAACGTTTAGAAGCATCTGGATATGATAACTATAATGCAATGATATAA
- a CDS encoding 5-(carboxyamino)imidazole ribonucleotide synthase: protein MNVLAKKIGIIGGGQLGKMMILDAKRLGFYCITLDPSLDCPSHAISDEHIQAAFDDRDAIRQLAERSDVVTYEFEHIDAKFLNILEDEGYNIYPSPKSLLLIQDKLLQKNTLSAAGILVPDYMNIESFKELEEAMNIYGGQAMLKARCGGYDGKGNALIESKDMLKTAYDQLGAGKIPLMVERLVSFEKEVSVLACRGIEGEIVIYPVGENHHKNSILDETLVPAKIEEHAYQDALDIAKKVMDVFHGVGMFCIELFVTKEGQVLVNEVAPRPHNSGHYTIEGCVTSQFEQHIRAITGLPFGSSKLRAPTVMKNLLGEEKTYGNTVVSGLVKAYQDNDVKVHIYGKKTSSPYRKMGHITVCCDDVDTALMKARTAYNAINIKGEEHE, encoded by the coding sequence ATGAATGTTTTAGCAAAGAAAATCGGTATTATCGGTGGTGGACAGCTTGGAAAGATGATGATTCTTGATGCAAAACGTCTGGGGTTTTATTGTATAACCCTTGACCCAAGTTTGGACTGTCCGTCCCACGCGATTTCAGATGAACACATACAGGCAGCTTTTGATGATCGTGATGCGATTCGTCAACTTGCCGAGCGTTCAGATGTAGTCACTTATGAGTTTGAACACATTGACGCTAAGTTTCTTAATATTCTTGAAGATGAAGGTTATAACATATATCCTTCGCCAAAGTCACTTCTATTAATCCAAGATAAACTCCTACAAAAAAATACCCTAAGTGCAGCCGGAATATTGGTTCCGGACTATATGAATATTGAATCGTTTAAAGAACTTGAAGAGGCGATGAATATCTATGGTGGCCAAGCGATGTTAAAAGCTCGATGTGGCGGATATGATGGAAAAGGCAATGCACTGATTGAATCAAAAGATATGTTAAAAACAGCCTATGACCAACTAGGAGCAGGGAAGATTCCCTTAATGGTCGAACGGTTGGTTTCCTTTGAAAAGGAAGTATCGGTATTAGCATGTAGAGGTATCGAAGGTGAGATTGTTATTTATCCGGTGGGAGAAAACCATCATAAGAATAGTATATTGGACGAGACGCTTGTTCCGGCAAAAATTGAAGAACATGCCTATCAAGATGCTCTTGATATTGCCAAAAAAGTAATGGATGTTTTTCATGGCGTAGGTATGTTTTGTATTGAACTTTTTGTAACAAAAGAAGGGCAAGTACTAGTTAATGAAGTGGCTCCACGACCACATAACTCAGGTCACTATACGATTGAAGGGTGTGTGACATCACAGTTTGAGCAGCATATTCGAGCTATTACAGGATTACCCTTTGGCAGTAGTAAGTTACGGGCGCCAACAGTGATGAAGAACTTGCTGGGGGAAGAAAAAACTTATGGCAATACAGTCGTTAGCGGACTTGTAAAAGCTTATCAAGATAACGATGTAAAGGTGCATATCTATGGAAAAAAAACGTCGTCACCCTATAGAAAGATGGGGCATATCACCGTGTGTTGCGATGATGTCGATACAGCATTGATGAAGGCAAGAACAGCATATAATGCGATAAATATAAAAGGGGAGGAACACGAATGA